In one window of Chloroflexota bacterium DNA:
- a CDS encoding DUF3987 domain-containing protein — MSNKPSIKRSMADLESAYAKKKGELEQAAPPQRRYIVQDATTEKLCELFRGNPNGLLQFRDELAGFFSLLEKPGREGDRELYLETWDGDRPYVQDRVGRGSVHIEAMTLSLVGGIQPGKLKRYVSEAQDGAMGDDGMIQRLQVTVWPDDIGEWVEAQNPPNKEARERAYQIFKWLDGLSKLLPADTKDARGVGVVYFDDAAQGVYDDWRRQLENRLRGKELADTPSLEAHLSKYRSLMPSLALVFHLIDLAARKAPIVGNVGLVSAQKAAAWCEFLEQHARKIYADEVAPGIDAAHKLAEKIGAGMVRDGDTVRDITRKEWAGLTKPSIVRAGLDVLEASGWVQIQLTRSENVVRPGETGGRAKQVVRLHPDFGGVQ; from the coding sequence ATGTCAAATAAGCCGAGCATCAAGCGGTCGATGGCTGATTTGGAGAGTGCCTACGCCAAAAAGAAGGGCGAGCTTGAACAGGCTGCACCCCCGCAGCGTCGCTACATCGTTCAGGACGCCACGACCGAAAAGCTATGTGAGTTGTTCCGTGGAAATCCAAATGGACTGCTCCAGTTCCGTGATGAACTGGCGGGCTTCTTCAGTCTCTTGGAAAAACCAGGGCGCGAAGGTGATAGGGAACTTTACCTCGAAACCTGGGACGGAGACAGGCCATATGTTCAAGATCGAGTTGGTAGGGGGAGCGTCCACATTGAGGCGATGACGCTTTCCCTCGTAGGCGGCATTCAGCCGGGGAAGCTCAAACGCTACGTGTCGGAGGCGCAGGACGGGGCGATGGGCGATGACGGGATGATCCAGCGCCTACAAGTAACGGTCTGGCCTGATGATATCGGCGAATGGGTTGAAGCGCAGAATCCACCGAATAAGGAAGCTCGCGAGCGTGCCTATCAGATCTTCAAGTGGCTTGATGGACTATCCAAGCTGCTTCCTGCAGACACCAAAGATGCGCGCGGCGTTGGCGTCGTGTACTTCGACGATGCCGCGCAAGGTGTTTATGACGACTGGAGGCGGCAGTTGGAGAATCGGCTACGCGGCAAGGAACTAGCAGACACCCCGTCGCTTGAAGCGCACCTGTCGAAGTATCGGAGCCTCATGCCCTCGCTGGCTCTTGTGTTCCACCTTATCGACTTGGCTGCTCGAAAAGCACCTATTGTCGGCAATGTCGGGTTGGTTTCTGCGCAAAAGGCGGCGGCGTGGTGCGAGTTTCTGGAGCAACACGCCAGGAAGATTTACGCCGACGAAGTAGCCCCAGGCATAGATGCTGCCCACAAGCTTGCTGAGAAGATCGGCGCGGGCATGGTCCGGGACGGTGACACCGTGAGAGACATCACTCGCAAGGAGTGGGCTGGACTCACGAAGCCCAGCATCGTTCGCGCTGGCCTGGACGTGCTGGAAGCGTCTGGTTGGGTACAGATACAACTGACGCGGAGCGAAAACGTTGTGCGACCTGGCGAGACTGGCGGGCGTGCCAAGCAAGTCGTGAGACTTCATCCAGACTTTGGAGGTGTGCAATGA
- a CDS encoding DUF3987 domain-containing protein has product MTTVHDVINQAKPHRLRETDSSQSSNGGEIRSSLPALEWEPRQPLPEPQGVPKLPPELIPDGFRDWLLDVTERSCLPIEFVAVPAIIATASVIGRQVAIKPMRREEYRVIPNLWGGIVARPGLMKTSSINEALKPLYRLVEEALDEHKAREAHDEARRVRLEAELGQIKKEMAENVK; this is encoded by the coding sequence ATGACAACCGTTCATGATGTGATCAATCAAGCCAAACCGCATAGATTGCGCGAGACGGATTCGAGCCAATCCTCCAACGGCGGCGAAATACGGTCGTCACTCCCTGCCTTGGAGTGGGAGCCTCGGCAACCCCTCCCGGAGCCACAGGGCGTTCCTAAGCTACCCCCTGAGTTGATTCCCGATGGCTTCCGAGACTGGCTTCTCGACGTGACTGAGCGAAGCTGCCTGCCCATCGAGTTTGTAGCGGTTCCGGCGATCATCGCGACGGCTTCTGTAATCGGCCGGCAAGTTGCTATAAAGCCGATGCGCCGTGAGGAATATCGAGTTATCCCGAACCTCTGGGGTGGCATCGTGGCGCGTCCTGGACTAATGAAGACTTCCTCCATCAACGAGGCGCTCAAACCGCTCTATCGCTTGGTAGAAGAGGCGTTAGATGAGCACAAGGCGCGTGAGGCACATGACGAGGCGCGGCGCGTCCGCCTCGAAGCCGAGCTAGGGCAAATCAAGAAGGAGATGGCCGAAAATGTCAAATAA
- a CDS encoding toprim domain-containing protein — protein sequence MAIPSSQRFTRRHPCPICGGFSEAPRGRGVRCYGFVSGDGRYAHCTRPEYRGALRETGAATYAHRIEDGCTCGVIHGGNAPRLAPPRVVNDGERSAWAREIWSKTRAAAGTSVESYLRLRGLTCAIPPSLRYSVLRHPQGSYHGCMVAAVTVWPEPQPQAIHRTYLASGGKGKASVAEPKMSLGPIKGGAVRLGTVGETLLIAEGIETAMSGQQDTNIPAWATVCASNMPNLVLPPFPLAREIIIAADADDAGLSAAHKAADTWTKQGREVRIATPPVGLDLNDVLRGVA from the coding sequence ATGGCAATCCCCTCTTCCCAACGATTCACACGTCGGCACCCCTGCCCCATATGTGGCGGGTTTTCCGAGGCTCCACGCGGGAGAGGCGTTCGCTGCTATGGCTTCGTTTCAGGCGACGGACGTTACGCCCATTGCACCCGTCCGGAGTATCGCGGGGCGCTGCGGGAAACTGGCGCTGCAACGTATGCCCACCGGATCGAAGACGGCTGTACCTGCGGCGTCATTCATGGCGGGAATGCGCCCCGGTTAGCCCCTCCGAGGGTGGTCAATGACGGTGAGCGGTCTGCATGGGCGAGGGAGATATGGAGCAAGACACGGGCGGCGGCTGGTACATCGGTTGAAAGTTATCTTCGATTACGGGGACTGACGTGCGCAATTCCGCCATCGCTTCGATATTCGGTCTTACGCCACCCGCAAGGCTCCTACCACGGCTGCATGGTGGCCGCTGTGACCGTTTGGCCGGAGCCTCAACCCCAAGCGATCCACAGGACGTACTTGGCCTCCGGGGGCAAAGGCAAAGCTTCTGTAGCTGAACCCAAAATGTCCCTTGGCCCAATCAAAGGCGGCGCTGTCAGGCTTGGGACTGTCGGTGAAACACTTCTGATTGCAGAGGGAATAGAAACGGCGATGTCCGGCCAGCAAGACACGAATATTCCCGCCTGGGCGACGGTATGCGCATCGAACATGCCGAATCTGGTATTACCGCCTTTTCCTCTTGCCAGGGAGATCATTATTGCCGCCGACGCTGATGATGCTGGCCTTAGCGCGGCGCATAAGGCCGCCGATACTTGGACTAAACAGGGCCGGGAGGTGCGCATCGCGACGCCACCGGTGGGATTGGACCTAAACGACGTGCTGAGGGGTGTTGCATGA
- a CDS encoding helix-turn-helix domain-containing protein has translation MSEKARTVSVEDAGQQLGIGRQLAYELARGGKLPGVIKLGHRYVVSQAAIDRVLAGDPSYGAGAKTPAGV, from the coding sequence ATGAGTGAAAAGGCTCGAACCGTCAGCGTGGAAGATGCGGGCCAGCAGCTTGGGATAGGTCGCCAACTGGCTTACGAACTGGCGAGGGGAGGGAAGCTGCCAGGCGTCATCAAGCTCGGTCATAGGTACGTGGTGTCCCAGGCGGCCATTGATCGCGTGCTTGCCGGAGACCCCTCGTACGGGGCAGGCGCTAAGACGCCCGCCGGTGTTTGA
- a CDS encoding site-specific integrase, with the protein MIGRIRRRSKHSWEICIDIGRDAQGKRQRKFENVKGKKADADRRLRELIALRDGGIPLTTEKATVAEFFEVWFTARERNIRPRTLHGYRGYVRRYVLPSLGAMRLSQLQPAHLDTLYSEMERKGLSGTTVLQMHRILSEGLKHAMRWGLVTRNVAQAVTTPKKARPEIRYLLASQLNHLLSSIKNEWFGPAVHLAAYTGMRRGELVGLRWSDIDLDRGTISVRRSMVRIGGQGFVETEPKTAKGRRLISITDAAILMLKKLRANEAERRLTAGPAWQENDLVFTSALGAPVDPDTLSHAFSDAIKDLGLPKVRLHDLRHSHATLMLSAGVHPKIVQERLGHANIAITLDTYSHIIPGLQETAAKTFDGLMAAARRAPVS; encoded by the coding sequence ATGATCGGACGCATACGCCGCCGCAGCAAACATAGCTGGGAGATTTGTATAGACATAGGCCGTGATGCCCAGGGTAAACGTCAACGTAAATTTGAAAACGTAAAGGGCAAGAAGGCTGACGCGGACAGACGTTTAAGAGAGCTGATCGCTTTGCGGGACGGCGGTATACCGCTTACCACAGAGAAGGCGACCGTGGCCGAGTTCTTCGAGGTTTGGTTTACTGCCCGTGAACGTAACATCAGACCGCGCACCCTTCATGGCTATCGCGGCTACGTTCGGCGGTACGTGCTTCCAAGCTTGGGCGCTATGCGATTATCGCAGTTGCAGCCCGCGCACCTCGATACCCTATATTCCGAAATGGAGCGCAAAGGCCTGTCCGGCACGACGGTCCTGCAAATGCACCGTATTCTGAGCGAGGGGCTCAAGCACGCTATGAGATGGGGGCTTGTCACCCGTAACGTTGCCCAAGCGGTCACAACGCCGAAGAAAGCTCGCCCCGAAATCAGATACCTGCTGGCCTCGCAGCTAAACCACTTGCTCTCTTCAATCAAGAATGAGTGGTTCGGACCAGCTGTGCATCTCGCCGCTTATACGGGCATGCGGCGTGGGGAATTGGTTGGCCTCCGCTGGTCTGACATCGATTTGGATCGGGGAACGATTTCGGTCCGTCGCTCAATGGTTCGCATCGGCGGTCAAGGGTTCGTAGAGACGGAGCCAAAGACGGCGAAGGGAAGAAGACTGATCTCCATTACGGACGCCGCCATACTCATGTTGAAGAAGCTCCGTGCCAACGAAGCCGAACGCCGACTCACAGCGGGTCCCGCTTGGCAAGAAAACGACCTGGTCTTCACGTCGGCGCTCGGTGCTCCCGTAGACCCAGACACGCTAAGCCACGCCTTCAGTGACGCAATCAAGGACCTGGGGCTACCCAAAGTCAGGTTGCACGACTTACGCCACTCACACGCCACGCTGATGCTGTCAGCAGGTGTCCACCCCAAAATCGTCCAAGAGCGCCTGGGCCACGCGAACATTGCAATCACACTGGACACCTACTCCCACATAATTCCGGGCCTTCAAGAGACCGCAGCCAAGACCTTTGACGGCCTAATGGCGGCAGCAAGGCGAGCGCCGGTTTCTTGA
- a CDS encoding SDR family oxidoreductase — translation MFSLTGKTAVVTGGGRGIGKGISLCMAKAGANVVVAGRSLEPLNAVADEIKKMGGKVLALQADVTKPDDIQRIIAEAARRFGYINCWVNNAGSADPKDVGPLIDLRPDQWDRVVDLNMKWTFFAAQAAARGMTKGGSIINITSRSGSQPNPMTGQYGAAKAAVENLTATMAVEWGHLGIRVNALAPGVVVTETFTALGGMLSKPSRIQRQIETVPLRRLGTPEDVGNACVFLASDEAAWITGEVIQLTGGSRIPVGLLTYLHNVNERLTGGQKNPGP, via the coding sequence ATGTTCTCCCTTACAGGCAAAACAGCCGTCGTCACCGGCGGCGGGCGCGGCATCGGCAAGGGGATCAGCCTCTGCATGGCCAAGGCTGGCGCGAACGTCGTCGTCGCCGGGCGCTCCCTCGAGCCCCTCAACGCCGTCGCCGATGAGATCAAGAAGATGGGCGGCAAGGTCCTCGCCCTCCAGGCCGATGTCACCAAGCCCGACGATATCCAGCGCATCATCGCGGAAGCGGCGCGCCGCTTCGGCTACATCAACTGCTGGGTGAACAACGCCGGCAGCGCCGACCCCAAGGACGTCGGCCCGCTCATAGACCTGCGCCCCGACCAGTGGGACCGCGTCGTGGACCTGAACATGAAGTGGACCTTCTTTGCCGCGCAGGCGGCCGCGCGCGGCATGACCAAGGGCGGCTCCATCATCAACATCACCTCGCGCAGCGGCTCCCAGCCCAACCCCATGACCGGCCAGTATGGCGCCGCCAAGGCCGCCGTGGAAAACCTCACGGCCACCATGGCTGTCGAGTGGGGGCATCTGGGCATCCGCGTCAACGCCCTCGCCCCCGGCGTCGTCGTCACGGAGACCTTCACCGCCCTCGGCGGCATGCTCAGCAAGCCCAGCCGCATCCAGCGGCAGATCGAGACCGTCCCCCTGCGCCGCTTAGGCACCCCTGAAGACGTCGGCAACGCCTGCGTCTTCCTCGCCTCCGATGAGGCTGCCTGGATCACTGGCGAAGTCATTCAGCTCACCGGCGGCAGCCGAATCCCCGTCGGCCTCCTTACCTACCTCCATAATGTCAACGAGCGCCTCACCGGCGGCCAAAAGAACCCTGGCCCATAG
- a CDS encoding NAD-dependent succinate-semialdehyde dehydrogenase — MPIQSINPATEQVIATFPPHTPQQIEAALDGAVKVFASWRKTAFAERARPMRAAGAYLRANKTRLAAMATAEMGKTIGEADAEVEKCAWNCDYYAENAEAFLKPRHIASTATESYVQYEPLGTLLAIMPWNFPFWQAFRAACPAMMAGNAVILKHASNVSQCALAIEEAFRAAGFPSGLFRTLLVPGAAIEPLIGDSRIHAVTITRADSTGSRVAELSGKSLKKTVMELGGSDPFIVLRDADLEQAAAVGARARNQNAGQSCIAAKRFIVEEAVAADFERLFVKAVRDLKVGDPMDRSVNIGPLARGDLRDELHSQVKRALDVGAKLLLGGEPPKGKGYFYEPTILTNVTPGMSVFREETFGPVAAIAKAKDAAEAVRLANDSVFGRGAALWTREIARAKELSRSIESGQVFINGMVASDPRLPFGGVKRSGYGRELSDVGIREFVNIQTLWIGPAVAPPPKIASE; from the coding sequence ATGCCCATCCAGTCCATTAATCCCGCCACCGAGCAGGTCATCGCCACCTTCCCGCCCCACACGCCCCAGCAGATCGAAGCCGCCCTGGACGGGGCGGTGAAAGTCTTCGCCTCTTGGCGCAAGACCGCATTCGCCGAGCGGGCCAGGCCCATGCGCGCCGCCGGGGCCTACCTCCGCGCCAATAAGACGCGACTTGCCGCTATGGCAACGGCGGAGATGGGCAAGACCATCGGCGAGGCCGATGCCGAAGTGGAGAAGTGCGCCTGGAACTGCGACTACTATGCTGAAAACGCCGAAGCCTTCCTCAAGCCGCGCCACATCGCCTCCACCGCCACGGAGAGCTACGTCCAGTACGAGCCCCTGGGGACGCTCCTGGCCATCATGCCCTGGAACTTCCCCTTCTGGCAGGCCTTCCGCGCCGCCTGTCCCGCCATGATGGCCGGCAACGCCGTCATCTTGAAGCACGCCTCCAACGTCTCCCAGTGCGCCCTCGCCATCGAGGAAGCCTTCCGCGCCGCAGGTTTTCCGTCCGGCCTCTTCCGGACCCTCCTCGTCCCCGGCGCCGCCATCGAGCCCTTGATTGGCGATAGCCGCATTCACGCCGTCACCATCACCCGGGCCGATAGCACCGGCTCGCGCGTCGCCGAGCTCAGCGGCAAGAGCCTCAAGAAGACCGTCATGGAGCTTGGCGGCTCCGACCCCTTCATCGTCCTGCGCGATGCCGATCTCGAGCAGGCCGCCGCCGTCGGCGCCAGGGCGCGCAACCAGAACGCCGGGCAGAGCTGCATCGCCGCCAAGCGCTTCATCGTCGAAGAGGCCGTCGCCGCCGATTTCGAGCGGCTCTTCGTGAAGGCCGTCCGCGACCTCAAAGTCGGTGACCCGATGGATCGAAGCGTCAACATCGGCCCCCTGGCGAGGGGCGACCTGCGCGATGAGCTCCACAGCCAGGTGAAGCGTGCCCTCGATGTCGGCGCGAAGCTCCTCCTCGGCGGCGAGCCGCCCAAGGGCAAGGGCTACTTCTACGAGCCGACCATCCTCACCAACGTCACGCCCGGGATGTCCGTCTTCCGCGAAGAGACCTTCGGCCCTGTTGCCGCCATCGCCAAAGCCAAAGATGCCGCCGAAGCCGTCCGCCTCGCCAACGACTCCGTCTTCGGCCGCGGCGCCGCGCTCTGGACGCGGGAGATCGCCCGCGCCAAAGAGCTGTCCCGCTCCATCGAGTCGGGCCAGGTCTTCATCAACGGCATGGTCGCCTCCGACCCGCGTCTCCCCTTCGGCGGCGTGAAGCGCAGCGGCTACGGCAGAGAGCTTTCCGATGTCGGCATCCGTGAGTTCGTCAACATCCAGACCCTCTGGATCGGCCCGGCCGTCGCGCCTCCTCCCAAGATCGCCTCAGAGTAG
- a CDS encoding iron-sulfur cluster assembly accessory protein: MQATETTHEAPSVSISERAAAQLKKIAQAERLEATGVRVAVQGGGCSGLTYKLAMETKEREGDKVYEQHGVKVFVDKKSVIYLVGTMLDFSDGLNGKGFTFSNPNAKKTCGCGTSFAA, encoded by the coding sequence ATGCAAGCGACAGAGACAACCCATGAAGCGCCCAGCGTCTCCATCAGCGAGAGGGCGGCGGCGCAGCTGAAGAAGATCGCCCAAGCCGAGAGGCTGGAGGCGACGGGCGTGCGCGTGGCGGTGCAGGGCGGCGGGTGTTCCGGCCTCACCTACAAGCTGGCGATGGAGACGAAGGAGCGCGAGGGCGACAAGGTGTACGAGCAGCACGGCGTGAAGGTCTTTGTGGACAAGAAGAGCGTCATCTATCTGGTCGGCACGATGCTGGACTTTTCGGACGGTCTGAACGGCAAGGGCTTCACCTTCAGCAACCCGAACGCCAAGAAGACCTGCGGCTGCGGCACCTCCTTCGCGGCGTAG
- a CDS encoding aminomethyl transferase family protein: MRRGAMSAPSFLEGTMPLDPETERGYWVARKGVAVMDLSQIGRLKMTGADALDLLHRLCTQDVKGLKVGEGAGAIITNEKGRVLDVINVYVFPDHLFLYTGAGNQAKTAAWLEKYTITEDVQTTDVTGETALVSFSGVKARQLAVAIAGPELEHLGRYQHRPADIGGPEAFITVGGPFGGGTSFSVVLRQRKYVSKALDYLLTKGESLGADLVGPRVHYVLRIEAGATMFGREIDERFNPLEAGMGHHVSFTKGCYIGQEVIARLDAYHKVQKHLVGLFLDDERPAHREDKLTRNGSGVGFITSTTYSPTLKKNIALGYVRTADAAPGTKLIAKTEAGERPVEITPLPFLL, translated from the coding sequence ATGCGAAGGGGCGCTATGAGCGCCCCTTCTTTTTTGGAAGGCACGATGCCGTTAGACCCTGAAACCGAGCGCGGATATTGGGTGGCCCGCAAGGGCGTGGCCGTCATGGACCTATCGCAGATAGGCAGGCTGAAGATGACGGGGGCTGACGCGCTGGACCTGCTGCACCGGCTCTGCACCCAAGACGTCAAGGGCTTGAAGGTAGGCGAGGGGGCCGGAGCCATCATCACGAACGAGAAGGGCCGCGTGCTGGACGTGATCAACGTCTACGTCTTCCCCGACCATCTCTTCCTGTACACCGGAGCAGGGAACCAGGCAAAGACGGCGGCGTGGCTGGAGAAGTACACGATCACGGAGGACGTCCAGACGACGGACGTGACCGGCGAAACGGCCCTCGTCTCCTTTTCCGGGGTGAAGGCGCGGCAACTAGCGGTGGCGATCGCGGGGCCGGAGCTGGAGCACCTTGGGCGCTACCAGCACCGCCCTGCGGACATCGGCGGGCCGGAGGCCTTCATCACGGTGGGCGGACCCTTCGGCGGCGGGACGAGCTTCAGCGTGGTGCTGCGGCAGCGCAAGTATGTCTCGAAGGCGCTGGACTATCTGCTGACCAAGGGCGAAAGCCTTGGGGCCGACCTTGTGGGGCCGCGCGTCCACTACGTCCTCCGCATCGAGGCGGGGGCGACGATGTTCGGGAGGGAGATTGACGAGCGGTTCAACCCGCTGGAAGCCGGGATGGGCCACCACGTGAGCTTCACAAAGGGATGCTATATCGGGCAAGAGGTCATCGCGCGGCTGGACGCCTACCACAAGGTGCAGAAGCACTTAGTAGGCCTGTTCTTGGACGACGAGCGGCCCGCGCACCGCGAGGACAAGCTCACGCGCAACGGGAGCGGGGTCGGCTTCATCACGTCAACCACGTACTCGCCCACCCTCAAGAAGAACATCGCGCTGGGCTACGTGCGCACAGCCGATGCTGCGCCGGGGACGAAGCTCATCGCGAAGACAGAGGCGGGGGAGCGCCCCGTCGAGATCACGCCGCTGCCGTTCCTGCTGTAG
- a CDS encoding enoyl-CoA hydratase, translated as MAEGDVLYEQRGHVVVITMNRPHRLNALSVGMLDELNKAWTRFADDEEAWVGVLTGAGDKAFSAGADLKDMAEANASGAKPKSRGRGSVVPPSTPRGLEIYKPTIAAVNGYALAGGWWMAQDCDMVVADETAEFGITEALWNLPGPWAADLTSRIGIRHAIEVSVVPQRITARRAYEMGFVNWVAPKGKALEKALEIAVSIAERCAPACTRSFIEMYYRCHGMPIAQARALGTHIQRPLMTMEDSKEGPRAFAEKRKPQFKNR; from the coding sequence ATGGCAGAAGGTGACGTCCTCTATGAACAGCGCGGGCACGTCGTCGTCATCACGATGAACCGCCCGCACCGCCTGAACGCCCTCAGCGTCGGCATGCTCGATGAGCTCAACAAGGCCTGGACCCGCTTCGCCGATGATGAGGAGGCCTGGGTCGGCGTCCTCACCGGCGCGGGCGATAAGGCCTTCAGCGCAGGCGCCGACCTCAAGGATATGGCGGAGGCCAACGCCTCCGGCGCCAAGCCCAAGTCCCGCGGGCGCGGCAGTGTCGTCCCTCCTTCAACGCCGCGCGGCTTGGAGATCTACAAGCCCACCATCGCGGCGGTGAACGGCTATGCCCTCGCCGGCGGCTGGTGGATGGCCCAAGACTGCGATATGGTCGTCGCCGATGAGACGGCCGAGTTCGGCATCACGGAGGCCCTCTGGAACCTTCCCGGCCCCTGGGCCGCCGACCTCACCAGCCGCATCGGCATCCGCCACGCCATCGAAGTCAGCGTCGTCCCCCAGCGCATCACGGCCCGGCGCGCCTACGAGATGGGCTTTGTGAACTGGGTCGCCCCCAAGGGCAAGGCCCTGGAGAAGGCGCTGGAGATCGCTGTCTCCATCGCCGAGCGCTGCGCCCCCGCCTGCACGCGCTCCTTCATCGAGATGTACTACCGCTGCCACGGCATGCCCATCGCCCAGGCGCGCGCCTTGGGAACGCACATCCAGCGCCCCCTGATGACGATGGAGGATTCCAAGGAAGGCCCGCGAGCCTTCGCCGAAAAGCGCAAGCCCCAGTTCAAGAACCGGTAG
- a CDS encoding VOC family protein encodes MGGQALPIAGRLLCYPVRAMITGYNHTSITVGDMEKMLHFYRDIVGMELVAMLDNRHEGSGAQGSGFEGMHMKVAKLRLGGRFILELIEYVNKKGEKLDTRPTNIGSFHIAFTCVDIMETYRQMVAQGVKFRQAPHVWAGGKEGAVYGFDPDGNRFELTTETKYFA; translated from the coding sequence ATGGGAGGGCAGGCGCTACCGATAGCGGGTCGTTTACTGTGCTATCCTGTGCGCGCCATGATTACCGGGTACAACCATACGAGCATCACCGTGGGCGACATGGAGAAGATGCTCCACTTCTACCGGGACATCGTCGGCATGGAGCTGGTAGCCATGCTGGATAACCGCCACGAAGGCTCGGGTGCGCAAGGCTCGGGCTTCGAAGGCATGCACATGAAGGTCGCCAAGCTCAGGCTGGGCGGGCGCTTCATCCTAGAGCTCATCGAGTACGTGAACAAGAAGGGCGAAAAACTGGATACGCGCCCCACCAACATCGGCTCATTCCACATTGCCTTCACCTGCGTGGACATCATGGAGACCTACCGGCAGATGGTGGCCCAGGGCGTGAAGTTCCGCCAGGCGCCCCACGTGTGGGCCGGCGGCAAAGAGGGCGCCGTCTACGGCTTCGATCCCGATGGCAACCGCTTCGAGCTGACCACGGAGACGAAGTACTTCGCCTAG
- a CDS encoding nuclear transport factor 2 family protein, translating into MPSLDDIEAVKQANSAFYRAFESLDVHRMRAAWAQSEEIACVHPGWPLLTGFEKVMESWKRIFENISMMQFTITGAVVRIEGDAAWVMCTENINTLMDGKVAEAKVQATNVFTRRDGRWLMVHHHGSSLPAGA; encoded by the coding sequence ATGCCGTCTCTTGACGATATCGAGGCCGTCAAACAGGCGAACAGCGCCTTTTACCGCGCCTTCGAGTCCCTCGACGTCCATCGCATGCGCGCCGCCTGGGCCCAGAGCGAAGAAATCGCCTGCGTCCATCCGGGCTGGCCCCTGCTCACCGGCTTCGAGAAGGTCATGGAGAGCTGGAAGCGCATCTTCGAAAACATCTCCATGATGCAGTTCACCATCACCGGCGCCGTGGTGCGTATCGAAGGCGATGCGGCATGGGTGATGTGCACCGAGAATATCAACACCCTCATGGACGGCAAGGTAGCCGAGGCGAAGGTGCAGGCCACCAACGTCTTCACCCGGCGCGACGGCCGCTGGCTGATGGTGCACCACCACGGCTCATCGCTGCCGGCCGGGGCCTAA
- a CDS encoding nuclear transport factor 2 family protein → MFSIGILVTTLDEGARVSNSLEAKIAKLEAALAELQDERAIRTLISRYAIHTDAGRVSEWLNLWTDDGVEEIDFQGRLLRWAGKQEMTAWRQGAAEQRRDQPNNRMHFQSANVVVHLSGNEATASSYAFALGLDGGKAVVTSYGAVRWALRKRDGRWLIKARMVREMNSAELRQALAATPQ, encoded by the coding sequence TTGTTTTCTATCGGTATACTCGTGACAACGCTCGATGAAGGAGCCCGTGTGAGCAACAGCCTTGAAGCCAAAATCGCCAAGCTCGAAGCGGCCCTCGCCGAACTGCAGGACGAGCGGGCCATCCGCACCCTCATCTCGCGGTATGCCATCCACACGGATGCCGGGCGCGTGAGCGAATGGCTGAACCTGTGGACGGATGACGGCGTTGAGGAGATCGACTTCCAGGGCAGGCTCTTGCGCTGGGCCGGGAAGCAGGAGATGACAGCCTGGCGGCAGGGCGCAGCCGAACAGAGGCGCGATCAGCCGAACAATCGCATGCACTTTCAGAGCGCGAATGTCGTCGTTCACCTGAGCGGGAATGAGGCCACCGCCAGCAGCTACGCCTTTGCCCTTGGGCTGGATGGGGGAAAGGCTGTCGTCACCAGTTACGGCGCAGTCCGATGGGCCCTTCGCAAAAGAGACGGCCGATGGCTCATCAAGGCGCGGATGGTTCGCGAGATGAACAGCGCAGAGCTCAGGCAGGCGCTGGCCGCGACGCCCCAGTAA